DNA sequence from the Candidatus Sulfuricurvum sp. RIFRC-1 genome:
CTGTTACTTGCCCATTCAGTGCGGCCATCGCATCACCGAACGAATCCTCACCAACGATACACAGTGTCAAAGTATTCTCTCCTGGCAACTCGATAAATTTAGGAAAATTGTAAAGAAACGCAGCCTTGACTTGGTTTTCCTCATACACCGATGCTTGTAAATAACCCGAAACGGCGAGAAGCCACGTAAAAAGAAAAAAGACTCGATAGATCAACTGCATCCTTAAAATCGGTATGTCAATTTTACTCTGACGCTCCGCCCGTCTTGAGTAATGGTATCTTCTTGGTGTTCAGGACGGCCAGGATCGGCATAACGATGGTCGAAAAGGTTGTAAACTCCGACTGCAAATTCTGTCCCTTTTGCCAGCTCATGGGTTAAAAAATTCGCATGAGCAAGGGTATAGCCTCCCACCCTTGAACCTCCGAGCGTTTTGCGACTGCCGACATACTGCAACCGTATGCCGCTCTGAAGTGCTTCATCAAACAGAGGAATCGCATACTGAAGCGCGGCCAGATTACGAGGGGAGTTTTCCAGCTCCTGATTTGTTATTTGATCGATCGTTTTTTGCCAAGTATAGCTGACACGCAGCCGGTTTTGATTGCTCCAGACTTTCTCCGCCTCTACCTCCGCTCCGATAGTCTGTACTTGCCCGATATTTTGAAAAACGCTAAACCCGTCCGACGGGTCAATAACCTGATTGATCAGATTGTTGATATCGTTGCGATAGAGAGAAGCAGAGAGTCGCAGATTGTTCTGAGGATGATGTTCGATGATCGCTTCATAGGTTTTAATCTCCTCCGGCTGAAGAGCATGATTTGCCTTAGTAGAAAAACCGCTGGAGTACATTTCATAGGTGTTTGGGGCGCGAAAGGCACTTCCGTAGAGGAGTTTCAGCACTGTTTCCGGTTGCAGTGCATAGATGAGGGCTAAACGAGGATTTGTCGTCTCTCCCACGGTCGAAAATGCATCATAGCGTATACCTGCATTGAGTATCAACCGCTCAGAGAGGGTGATCTCATCTTGAAAATAGAGCGCTTTTCGGTCGCTGCTCATTTTAAGATCGTTATAGAGCGCTGCCGGATCTTCATCGTAGTTTTTCATGTTTTGGTGAAGATTTTTTTGATACTCTCCCCCCACGATAATGGTGTGTCCTTCCAAACGGAGCAGCGCCTTGGCTTCTGCCCCCGCCCATTCGGAGAATGCATCGTCCTGATTAATCGTAACAGGAGGCTGATCGTACGGGAATGTCCCTTTGTAATAGTATCCTCCGGCAAAAACTTTTCCGGAGAGTTCCAGTTTGTCACTGAGGGCTTTTGTATACGCTAGACTTACGATACCTTCCGAATCGGTCGTCTGCGTACGCGGATCGTTGAAAATACTCTCAAACGATGCGGTCGGAACTTTTTTGACCCGCTCGGAATAACCTGCGCTCATCGTCAGTTCCCCAAAAGAGACTTTTCCGTAAAAACGCTTCGCCCGATCGCTGTCAAGATCTTGAGCCATCCCGTTGTTGGTGGAGGGATCATTAAATTCCGGGAAAAAGAAGTTCTGCCCCCGACTCTCGTCGTAGCTCGCCGAAAGAAGTACATCGGTGCCGTTTTGCAATACCTGAGCATAGGTACCCCGAGCGCCTGTCGTCCCGAAACTCCCTATGCTGGCTGAGAGCTCGCCCCCTTTATAATCGCTGCCGCTTTTCGTAATGATATTGATCACACCGAAAAAAGCGTTACTGCCATATATGGATGAGCCCGGTCCACGGATAATCTC
Encoded proteins:
- a CDS encoding TonB-dependent receptor: MTKRTFFFRRVLAGFFVGVSVPFLVSPVQGAQTPELLAQNDLLQMSIEDLTNLEVTTASKFSQKMAEAPASVTVITEDEIKIYGYRNLADILSGVRGLYTTNDRNYEYVGVRGFNRPGDYNSRILLLVDGTRINDADYDTASIGQEFFLDIALIKRIEIIRGPGSSIYGSNAFFGVINIITKSGSDYKGGELSASIGSFGTTGARGTYAQVLQNGTDVLLSASYDESRGQNFFFPEFNDPSTNNGMAQDLDSDRAKRFYGKVSFGELTMSAGYSERVKKVPTASFESIFNDPRTQTTDSEGIVSLAYTKALSDKLELSGKVFAGGYYYKGTFPYDQPPVTINQDDAFSEWAGAEAKALLRLEGHTIIVGGEYQKNLHQNMKNYDEDPAALYNDLKMSSDRKALYFQDEITLSERLILNAGIRYDAFSTVGETTNPRLALIYALQPETVLKLLYGSAFRAPNTYEMYSSGFSTKANHALQPEEIKTYEAIIEHHPQNNLRLSASLYRNDINNLINQVIDPSDGFSVFQNIGQVQTIGAEVEAEKVWSNQNRLRVSYTWQKTIDQITNQELENSPRNLAALQYAIPLFDEALQSGIRLQYVGSRKTLGGSRVGGYTLAHANFLTHELAKGTEFAVGVYNLFDHRYADPGRPEHQEDTITQDGRSVRVKLTYRF